A genomic segment from Thermotoga neapolitana DSM 4359 encodes:
- the aglB gene encoding cyclomaltodextrinase: MMYPIPSWVYDSVVYQIFPDRFFIGKGKTVEDKKDLYLKRGGTIEKWGVPPRKLPGAQHVKVFYGGDLWGIAEKIDYLEELGVNAVYLTPIFLSDTNHKYDTIDYFKIDPQFGGKRAFVHLLKVLHSRNIKLILDGVFNHVGSQHPWFKKARKKDPEYVNRFFLYRDRHRSWFDVGSLPELNVEVEEVREYILKVVQHYLEVGVDGWRLDCGHDLGPLVNLWINMKVKEFSSEKYLVSEIWTYPAGWEMVDGLMNYNFRSLVLSYVNGETDSIGTELERAYRETKNIFGCWNMLDSHDTPRLATTVPVKDLRKLAIVLQFTYPGVPLVYYGTEIGLTGGEDPECRATMEWNREKWDMELFEFYKKMIRFRRTDPGLRFGEFILLKEKPLAFMRKAPHPLQDTIVVVNPEEEKNVVLSLPDGKIMNATPLFDIFTGEKFHVDGGVVKVPVGRRSFRILKPIDLRVGRYRLYKRV; the protein is encoded by the coding sequence ATGATGTATCCCATACCAAGTTGGGTATACGACAGTGTTGTGTACCAGATATTCCCGGACAGGTTTTTCATCGGCAAAGGAAAGACCGTCGAGGACAAAAAAGATCTTTATCTGAAACGAGGGGGAACCATCGAAAAATGGGGGGTTCCTCCTCGAAAACTTCCCGGTGCTCAGCACGTGAAGGTCTTCTACGGAGGAGATCTATGGGGAATAGCAGAGAAGATCGATTACTTAGAAGAACTCGGAGTTAACGCAGTTTACCTCACTCCTATCTTTCTTTCCGATACAAATCACAAATACGATACGATAGATTATTTCAAGATCGATCCACAGTTCGGAGGAAAACGAGCCTTTGTACACCTTCTGAAAGTTCTTCACAGCAGGAACATCAAACTCATTCTGGACGGTGTGTTCAACCACGTTGGAAGTCAGCATCCCTGGTTCAAAAAGGCAAGGAAGAAAGATCCTGAATACGTGAACCGTTTCTTTCTTTACAGAGACAGGCACAGATCTTGGTTCGACGTGGGAAGTTTGCCCGAACTGAACGTGGAAGTTGAAGAGGTGAGAGAATACATATTGAAAGTCGTTCAACACTACCTGGAAGTGGGTGTGGACGGCTGGAGGCTCGACTGTGGTCACGACCTTGGACCTCTGGTCAACCTGTGGATCAACATGAAAGTAAAGGAATTCTCTTCTGAAAAGTATCTTGTGAGCGAGATATGGACCTACCCGGCAGGATGGGAAATGGTCGATGGATTGATGAACTACAATTTCAGGAGCCTTGTTTTGAGCTATGTGAACGGAGAAACGGATTCTATAGGGACAGAACTCGAAAGGGCTTACAGAGAAACAAAGAACATCTTCGGGTGCTGGAACATGCTAGACAGCCACGATACTCCAAGGCTTGCAACGACGGTCCCAGTCAAAGATCTCAGAAAACTCGCTATAGTGCTTCAGTTCACATATCCGGGCGTTCCGCTCGTCTATTACGGAACAGAGATAGGCCTCACAGGTGGAGAAGATCCGGAGTGTCGAGCCACCATGGAATGGAACAGGGAAAAGTGGGACATGGAGTTGTTTGAGTTTTACAAGAAGATGATCAGGTTCAGGAGAACCGATCCTGGTTTGAGGTTTGGCGAGTTCATACTTTTGAAAGAAAAGCCACTTGCCTTCATGAGGAAAGCCCCGCATCCTCTTCAAGACACGATCGTTGTGGTGAATCCTGAAGAGGAAAAAAACGTTGTTCTCTCCCTTCCGGATGGAAAGATCATGAACGCAACTCCTCTTTTCGACATCTTCACCGGTGAGAAGTTCCATGTGGATGGAGGAGTCGTGAAGGTGCCCGTTGGAAGAAGATCGTTCAGGATCTTAAAGCCGATCGACCTCAGAGTTGGAAGGTACAGATTGTACAAGAGAGTGTGA
- a CDS encoding ABC transporter permease subunit, translated as MMVRKRNRLLTHILLIILVIVVLFPIVWVVSTSFRRDEAAFSPKLFSSRLTLQHYKDLVAPEKNLPVLIQEMQSLVSRVEPFKDVTREKAEKLIEDRISRFDGYLNETRKLLEDSYRRYTKTEETFSERVEEVKAHTESVLEKIENAVKKELEKTPVPQPQELAIALYEKLKGKNLKSSEFSALKDELERLVGYSVNTQDDLKNALSDMELIYQKEIGSVRENIEKLQSEISSVQEKISQLEKQKAVIEEEILDKQKVLEILKPDIDFATEILADLSEMLRSISKSQIETMFTPDDSAVKDSIEKAISELSILHEKISSFSDLKDLAGSVAKMKESLLEMKELLLQDGNITKKSLYRNFLQSFEEVIPTVDGVLKQMSENIDSFIQKAKELKDLQNELAFLNSRLEGLKKSLTTLTNTASQKESRISLAKRYVDLRVFSYEIENRKRVVEDIKSFNSATQIKLLSIYRTSKNFVSLYISQYGNDSFIQTIRKMVSELSWIEDYREFSRRMETGYKNALDILENSRKVLYDFKGSYPNLLDLSYRGVFVSSEHLQMLYDLVKMNFVQEVLTNTAVASRKAGSLMDSVPLKELRSDFKKIDGDLYRVAQIWEQKTRHYFLRWVANSVVVAGLVSIITTAVCALAAYPFSRMRFWGRQYGIMALLLIQMFPAIMYMVAIYGLLKLIGQFLPFLGLDSLGGLIFAYLGNIAYNMYLIKGFYDTIPSSLEEAAMIDGATRFQTFYKIVVPLALPILSVIVILTFIGTFNEFVLARIILQDVKNYTYALGLWTFSTGAYETEWGLFTAAALLGMTPMVILFLSLQKYIVGGLTKGSVKG; from the coding sequence GTGATGGTGAGAAAAAGAAACAGACTATTGACACACATCCTTTTGATCATTCTGGTGATAGTTGTTCTCTTTCCGATAGTCTGGGTGGTGTCCACTTCTTTCAGAAGGGACGAAGCGGCCTTTTCACCAAAACTCTTCTCCTCCCGCCTCACACTGCAACACTACAAGGACCTTGTGGCACCGGAGAAGAACCTTCCTGTTCTGATCCAGGAGATGCAGAGTCTTGTCTCACGTGTTGAACCTTTCAAAGATGTGACAAGAGAAAAAGCCGAAAAACTCATCGAAGATCGCATCAGCAGGTTCGATGGATACCTGAATGAAACCAGGAAACTTCTGGAGGATTCCTATAGAAGGTACACAAAGACAGAAGAGACCTTTTCAGAGAGAGTAGAAGAAGTGAAGGCTCATACAGAGAGTGTTCTGGAAAAGATAGAAAACGCTGTAAAGAAAGAACTGGAGAAGACACCTGTTCCCCAACCTCAGGAACTTGCGATTGCTCTGTACGAGAAACTGAAAGGAAAAAATTTAAAAAGTTCAGAATTTTCTGCTCTGAAAGATGAACTCGAAAGACTGGTCGGCTATTCCGTGAACACACAGGACGACCTCAAAAATGCCCTTTCTGATATGGAGTTGATCTATCAAAAAGAAATTGGATCTGTAAGGGAAAATATCGAAAAGCTCCAGAGCGAAATCTCTTCTGTTCAGGAAAAGATCTCTCAACTTGAAAAGCAAAAAGCAGTCATCGAAGAAGAGATCCTGGACAAACAGAAAGTTCTTGAGATCTTGAAACCAGACATTGATTTTGCGACCGAGATACTGGCCGACCTTTCAGAAATGCTTAGAAGCATCAGCAAAAGCCAGATCGAAACAATGTTCACCCCCGACGATAGCGCTGTGAAAGATTCCATCGAGAAAGCGATCTCTGAACTGTCCATTTTGCACGAAAAGATATCCTCCTTCTCTGACCTGAAAGACCTTGCCGGCAGTGTAGCAAAAATGAAAGAGTCACTTCTGGAGATGAAGGAACTCCTTCTTCAGGATGGTAACATAACGAAGAAGTCTCTCTACAGGAACTTTCTACAGTCGTTCGAGGAAGTTATACCAACTGTTGATGGAGTTCTGAAGCAGATGAGTGAAAACATCGATTCGTTCATTCAGAAGGCGAAAGAATTGAAAGATCTGCAGAACGAACTGGCTTTCCTGAATTCCAGGCTGGAAGGCCTAAAGAAGAGTCTGACAACACTCACAAACACCGCTTCTCAGAAAGAAAGCAGAATATCCCTGGCAAAAAGGTATGTGGACCTGAGGGTGTTCTCCTACGAAATAGAAAACAGAAAGAGGGTCGTTGAAGATATAAAATCTTTCAACAGTGCAACCCAGATAAAGCTGCTGTCTATATACAGAACTTCAAAAAATTTTGTAAGTCTATACATTTCCCAATACGGAAACGACAGTTTTATTCAGACGATAAGAAAAATGGTATCGGAACTTTCCTGGATAGAGGATTACAGAGAGTTCAGCAGAAGAATGGAAACGGGTTACAAAAACGCTCTGGACATCCTTGAAAACTCCAGAAAGGTGCTTTACGATTTCAAAGGAAGTTATCCAAACCTTCTTGATCTTTCGTACAGAGGGGTTTTTGTCTCGTCTGAACACCTTCAGATGCTCTACGATCTGGTGAAGATGAACTTCGTTCAGGAAGTTCTCACCAACACCGCCGTTGCTTCAAGAAAGGCAGGATCCCTCATGGACAGTGTCCCCTTGAAGGAACTCAGAAGTGACTTCAAAAAGATTGACGGAGACCTTTACAGAGTAGCGCAAATCTGGGAACAGAAGACAAGACACTACTTCCTCAGATGGGTTGCAAACTCCGTCGTCGTCGCAGGACTTGTTTCTATAATCACAACGGCTGTCTGTGCGCTCGCAGCGTATCCGTTCAGCAGGATGAGGTTCTGGGGAAGACAGTACGGAATCATGGCACTCCTTTTGATACAGATGTTCCCGGCCATCATGTACATGGTCGCTATATACGGACTTCTGAAACTCATCGGGCAGTTCTTACCCTTTTTGGGACTCGATTCCCTGGGTGGTTTGATATTCGCTTACCTTGGTAACATAGCGTACAACATGTATCTCATAAAAGGTTTCTACGACACGATACCCTCGTCTCTGGAAGAAGCCGCCATGATAGACGGTGCCACACGCTTTCAGACGTTTTACAAGATAGTCGTCCCACTTGCACTCCCCATTCTATCCGTTATCGTGATATTGACCTTCATAGGGACGTTCAACGAATTCGTCCTTGCAAGAATCATCCTGCAGGATGTTAAGAATTACACTTATGCCCTTGGCCTCTGGACGTTCTCAACGGGAGCATATGAAACAGAATGGGGGCTCTTCACGGCAGCTGCTCTTCTCGGTATGACACCGATGGTGATTCTGTTCCTGTCACTTCAGAAATACATAGTCGGTGGACTCACGAAAGGATCGGTGAAAGGATGA
- a CDS encoding ABC transporter permease subunit, with protein MLLALFNAGIVWAGVFLFQNAYYELGIVLLTLLVLIDFFVFNPKAYPYRYTIPALILLFVLVLYPIYFTVKIAFTNYGTGHLMTRQEAIERILFDPNFTYVPEDSTPVNYMVFSVYEGLKPTEDFLILFEDGGRIFLAEKPVVTKKSGNEVLLRESSLFSVKEGTVQLDGTTYEFVPWPVSSLEDVDAITSNGKVYKPLYSPDDPSLKKNEPFFKVNIAQKHLNRAEFWYDDQMLMLRISESGKWYFYPVKRLYSLSLEESFENGKIVTKLVVKNNLTGRKLAEKDGAFYDYDRNGKEIFVVGYMDYIGFKNFSRIFTDPKISGPFFKVFTWTFTWAALSVLFTFAIGLSLALVLNDRSLRGRNIYRTLLIIPWAVPAFISVLVWRNGMFNETYGILNRFVLPLLGLEPVKWFNDPFWAKVAVLTVNTWLGFPYMMAVSLGALQSIPEELYEAASIDGAGRWRRFWTITFPLLMTTVAPLLVGSFAFNFNNFVNIYLLTGGGPAMAGATTPVGHTDILISYVYKLAFEGGRGQDFGFASAISIIIFFLVGGISFVNFKLSGAFEEVSE; from the coding sequence ATGCTTCTTGCACTCTTCAATGCCGGAATCGTATGGGCCGGTGTTTTTCTTTTTCAGAATGCTTATTATGAACTGGGGATCGTCCTTCTGACTCTTCTTGTTCTCATAGACTTTTTTGTGTTCAACCCCAAAGCCTATCCTTACAGATACACCATCCCTGCTCTCATTCTGCTTTTCGTTCTTGTACTGTATCCGATATACTTCACCGTGAAGATTGCGTTTACAAATTACGGAACGGGTCACCTGATGACAAGACAAGAAGCGATAGAAAGGATCCTCTTCGATCCAAACTTCACCTACGTACCAGAAGATTCAACCCCTGTTAATTACATGGTTTTCAGTGTCTACGAAGGGTTGAAACCAACAGAGGATTTCCTGATCTTGTTCGAAGACGGTGGAAGGATATTCCTCGCTGAAAAGCCCGTTGTAACCAAAAAGAGTGGAAATGAAGTTCTTCTGAGGGAATCTTCACTCTTTTCAGTCAAGGAAGGAACAGTTCAACTGGACGGTACCACTTACGAATTTGTTCCCTGGCCCGTTTCCTCACTGGAAGATGTGGACGCGATCACCTCGAACGGGAAAGTTTACAAACCCCTCTACTCTCCAGATGATCCTTCTTTGAAGAAAAACGAACCGTTTTTCAAGGTGAACATCGCTCAAAAACATCTGAACAGAGCAGAATTCTGGTACGACGATCAGATGCTGATGTTGAGGATAAGCGAAAGCGGGAAATGGTATTTTTACCCGGTGAAAAGACTCTATTCGCTCTCTCTGGAAGAATCCTTTGAAAACGGAAAGATCGTTACAAAACTGGTGGTGAAAAACAACCTCACAGGAAGAAAACTTGCTGAGAAAGACGGTGCTTTCTACGATTACGACAGAAACGGAAAAGAAATATTTGTTGTCGGATACATGGATTACATTGGCTTCAAAAACTTCTCCAGAATATTCACTGATCCGAAGATTTCAGGTCCTTTCTTCAAAGTGTTCACCTGGACCTTCACCTGGGCCGCTTTGAGCGTTCTTTTCACATTTGCCATTGGACTTTCCCTGGCTCTGGTTTTGAACGACAGAAGCCTTCGTGGAAGGAACATCTACAGAACATTGCTCATCATTCCCTGGGCCGTTCCAGCGTTCATCTCCGTTCTGGTCTGGAGGAATGGTATGTTCAACGAGACTTACGGAATATTGAACAGATTTGTTCTTCCACTTCTTGGTCTGGAACCTGTAAAGTGGTTCAACGATCCCTTCTGGGCAAAGGTTGCCGTTCTCACTGTAAACACATGGCTTGGTTTCCCATACATGATGGCCGTCTCTCTTGGAGCACTTCAGAGCATACCGGAAGAGTTGTACGAAGCAGCGTCGATAGATGGTGCTGGAAGATGGAGAAGGTTCTGGACCATCACCTTCCCTCTTTTGATGACAACGGTGGCACCCCTGCTTGTTGGAAGTTTTGCCTTCAACTTTAACAACTTTGTGAACATATACCTTCTCACCGGCGGTGGTCCTGCGATGGCAGGTGCCACAACACCTGTTGGACACACGGATATTCTCATCTCTTACGTTTATAAACTGGCGTTTGAAGGTGGAAGGGGTCAGGACTTTGGATTCGCAAGTGCCATATCCATCATTATCTTCTTCCTGGTCGGTGGTATCAGCTTTGTGAACTTCAAACTCTCCGGAGCCTTTGAAGAGGTGAGCGAGTGA
- the malE gene encoding maltose/maltodextrin ABC transporter substrate-binding protein MalE gives MKRLFVLMLVLVSVLMLAQVKLTIWCSEKQVDILQKLGEEFKAKYGVPVEVQYVDFGSIKSKFLTAAPQGQGADIIVGAHDWVGELAVNGLIEPIPNFADLKNFYETALNAFSYGGKLYGVPYAMEAVALIYNKDYVPEPPKTMEELISLAKQIDEEYGGEVRGFIYDVANFYFSAPFILGYGGYVFKQTGEGLDVTDIGLANEGAIKGARLIKRMIDEGILTPGDNYGTMDSMFKEGLAAMIINGPWATKAYKDAGINYAVAPIPELEPGVPAKPFVGVQGFMINAKSPNKLIAIEFLTSFIAKKDTMYKLYLADPRLPARKDVLELVKDNPDVVAFTESASMGVPMPNVPEMAPVWSAMGDALSIIINDQASVEDALKEAVEKIRAQIEK, from the coding sequence GTGAAGAGGCTCTTTGTTCTGATGCTGGTTCTGGTGTCCGTTTTGATGTTAGCGCAGGTTAAACTCACCATCTGGTGCTCCGAAAAGCAAGTTGACATCCTTCAGAAACTCGGAGAAGAGTTCAAGGCAAAATACGGGGTTCCTGTCGAAGTTCAGTACGTTGATTTCGGTAGCATCAAGTCCAAGTTCCTGACCGCCGCTCCACAGGGACAGGGTGCAGACATCATCGTCGGTGCACACGACTGGGTTGGAGAACTCGCCGTCAACGGTTTGATAGAACCCATACCGAATTTTGCCGATCTGAAAAACTTCTACGAAACAGCCCTCAATGCCTTCTCCTACGGTGGAAAACTCTACGGTGTTCCCTATGCCATGGAAGCAGTTGCACTCATTTACAACAAAGACTACGTTCCCGAACCTCCTAAAACCATGGAGGAACTCATCTCACTTGCAAAGCAGATCGATGAGGAATACGGAGGAGAGGTCAGAGGCTTCATCTACGATGTTGCTAATTTCTACTTCTCCGCTCCGTTCATTTTGGGTTACGGTGGGTACGTGTTTAAACAGACAGGTGAAGGTCTGGATGTAACAGACATCGGTCTTGCGAACGAGGGAGCTATAAAGGGTGCCAGACTCATAAAGAGGATGATAGACGAAGGAATTCTCACACCGGGTGATAACTACGGAACGATGGATTCCATGTTCAAAGAAGGTCTCGCTGCCATGATCATCAACGGTCCATGGGCAACAAAAGCTTACAAAGATGCCGGAATCAACTACGCAGTTGCCCCCATACCAGAACTTGAGCCGGGTGTTCCTGCAAAACCGTTCGTCGGTGTTCAGGGATTCATGATCAACGCAAAATCCCCGAACAAACTGATCGCAATCGAATTTCTCACGAGCTTCATTGCAAAGAAAGACACCATGTACAAACTCTACCTTGCAGATCCTAGACTTCCTGCAAGAAAAGACGTTCTTGAACTTGTAAAAGACAATCCCGACGTAGTTGCGTTCACAGAGAGCGCATCCATGGGAGTGCCAATGCCAAATGTTCCGGAGATGGCACCTGTTTGGTCTGCTATGGGAGATGCCCTCAGCATCATAATAAACGACCAGGCTTCCGTTGAAGATGCCCTAAAGGAAGCAGTCGAGAAGATCAGAGCACAGATCGAAAAATAA
- a CDS encoding alpha-amylase family glycosyl hydrolase, with the protein MFCQEGGAVVRKSLLIVCLTIFVFISSCVQTSGQQFQSTSLFPISSNGSSVKYPVIYEIFIRSFYDSDGDGVGDFNGVIQEIDYLKELGIDAVWFMPFNESVSYHGYDVVDYYDVEDDYGTMEDFENMVQELHKNGIKVIMDLVINHTSDQHPWFRDAVENTRNSPYWNYYIMSLEDHSGQDHWHWKVNSRGQKVWYFGLFGYTMPDLNHDNTSVKDEVKKIVDFWLSKGVDGFRIDAAKHIYGWSWDDGVVASAEYFEWFKDYVLSKKPDAIIVGEVFSGNVSDLSIYPISVFNFALMYGIRNNLEGIDGLLENNWVENSFPFLENHDLNRFFSHVQDVYNLFDASGYELIKKRVALWYFLLFTLKGSPVIYYGGEIGTRGFKWYGPIYDEPLREPMQWYAEGSGEGQTFWTREIYDARGVTYGNANVDGCVYDDPFDGFSVEEQENDPKSLLNFFKFMLGFRKEHESILNGDQRIFRDWKNLIAFYRYSSNEELLVVVNPDPVWPNSFSFEKDMTMILEVDFENFTWSEKNNFFSSGENFEVSPMKGYIFKSEEVRK; encoded by the coding sequence ATGTTTTGCCAAGAAGGAGGAGCTGTTGTGAGAAAATCTCTTCTTATAGTGTGTTTGACGATCTTCGTCTTTATTTCCTCCTGTGTTCAAACGAGTGGCCAGCAATTTCAGTCAACTAGTCTTTTCCCTATTTCTTCCAACGGTTCTTCTGTTAAATACCCGGTAATTTATGAAATATTCATAAGATCTTTCTACGACAGTGACGGTGACGGCGTAGGAGATTTCAATGGGGTAATACAAGAGATTGATTACCTTAAAGAGCTAGGAATAGACGCTGTTTGGTTCATGCCTTTCAACGAATCTGTTTCGTACCATGGTTACGACGTGGTCGATTATTACGATGTTGAAGATGATTATGGAACGATGGAAGATTTTGAAAACATGGTTCAAGAACTCCACAAAAACGGTATCAAAGTCATCATGGATCTTGTGATCAATCACACCTCCGACCAGCATCCCTGGTTCAGAGACGCTGTAGAGAATACAAGGAATTCACCATACTGGAACTACTACATCATGAGCCTTGAAGACCACTCCGGTCAGGATCACTGGCACTGGAAGGTGAATTCCAGGGGTCAGAAAGTCTGGTACTTTGGACTTTTTGGTTACACAATGCCCGACTTGAACCACGACAATACTTCTGTGAAAGATGAAGTGAAAAAAATAGTGGATTTTTGGCTATCCAAAGGTGTGGACGGTTTCAGAATAGACGCTGCAAAGCACATATACGGATGGTCGTGGGATGACGGTGTTGTAGCATCTGCTGAGTATTTTGAGTGGTTCAAAGATTACGTTCTTTCAAAAAAACCCGATGCAATAATCGTGGGTGAGGTATTCAGTGGAAACGTATCTGATCTTTCGATTTACCCCATTTCCGTTTTCAACTTCGCCCTCATGTATGGAATACGAAACAACCTCGAGGGAATAGATGGTCTTCTGGAGAACAACTGGGTTGAAAATTCTTTTCCTTTTCTGGAAAATCACGATCTGAACCGCTTTTTCTCACACGTTCAGGATGTATACAACTTGTTCGACGCTTCTGGCTACGAACTCATAAAAAAGCGCGTGGCTTTGTGGTATTTTCTGCTTTTCACGTTGAAGGGATCTCCTGTGATCTACTATGGAGGGGAAATAGGAACAAGGGGTTTCAAGTGGTACGGTCCCATCTACGATGAACCCCTGAGAGAACCCATGCAGTGGTACGCAGAAGGTAGTGGTGAGGGACAGACTTTCTGGACCAGGGAAATATACGATGCTCGTGGTGTGACATATGGAAACGCAAATGTCGATGGATGTGTGTACGATGACCCGTTCGATGGATTCTCAGTTGAGGAACAGGAGAACGATCCTAAGAGTCTTTTGAACTTCTTCAAGTTCATGCTGGGTTTTCGAAAAGAACATGAATCCATTTTGAATGGAGATCAGAGAATCTTCAGAGACTGGAAAAATCTGATAGCGTTTTACAGATACTCTTCCAACGAAGAATTACTCGTCGTCGTGAATCCAGATCCGGTCTGGCCAAACAGTTTCAGTTTCGAAAAAGATATGACCATGATCCTCGAGGTGGACTTCGAGAATTTCACCTGGAGCGAAAAAAACAATTTCTTTTCTTCAGGAGAAAACTTCGAGGTTTCCCCCATGAAGGGATACATTTTCAAAAGTGAGGAGGTGCGAAAATGA
- a CDS encoding glycoside hydrolase family 13, whose translation MKKILLFAALIMSIFAFSDVFVENGKVVFTFQWEGAKVVYLAGNFNNWSPTALPMKEVEPGLWRAELELEPGTYQYKYVIDGTTWKEDPNAPGYVDDGFGGYNGIFTLVEKDGELFIVASQKKGEEKKYEPNPEREDTIFVEDGVVVIRYYNPDAEFVTIAGNFNNWNAEEIEMYPVEDSWWEGVLELEPGIYEYKFVVNGEEWVTDPNAFAFVDDGFGGKNGVFEVYEENGELKVKSPVEEEESVAEEKEPVVQEKTLEEGLSVEDGYVVFVVKKPEASEAYVAGNFNNWSTTANPMERKGDLWVAKIQLSPGTYQYKYVFTIAGSQVWQEDPYAPSYVPDGFGGKNGAFRLVEKDGELVIEPLEEKAGGETPFFGKYSIDLTYQYATDTFLKPLESSHELVLGVETDFLKATLGFNPGGSLLESAKVDVTSDSFRVFGHYNTPILGEETPYEDWLQKTGFGLGFSVLSYEIMADVGFDIDATKERFLLGVSGENFGAYFGINYLLGMEKVNLLGFFSFDLLGATTTIWAGTIFDNPVLYFVNLSIDADVYDLKYLYYEKTSADDKGLLKASLDVFNLELYGDYNMNNNTYTLSAGYVFDDTYVLGLSYRYGDYNNFEIDPDRISVFGELRNDTAKARLSVTYDAYKNIFVEFYGEVNF comes from the coding sequence ATGAAAAAGATCCTGCTTTTTGCTGCTTTGATAATGAGTATCTTTGCGTTCTCTGATGTCTTCGTCGAAAACGGCAAGGTGGTTTTCACCTTCCAGTGGGAAGGTGCAAAAGTGGTTTATCTTGCCGGAAATTTCAACAACTGGAGTCCAACGGCTCTTCCGATGAAAGAAGTTGAACCTGGACTCTGGAGAGCAGAACTCGAACTTGAACCTGGAACGTACCAGTACAAGTACGTGATAGATGGAACCACTTGGAAAGAGGATCCGAACGCTCCCGGATACGTGGACGACGGATTCGGGGGCTACAATGGAATATTCACACTTGTGGAAAAGGACGGAGAGCTCTTCATAGTTGCTTCTCAGAAGAAGGGAGAGGAAAAGAAATACGAACCCAATCCGGAAAGGGAAGACACTATCTTCGTTGAAGATGGCGTTGTGGTAATCAGGTACTACAACCCCGATGCGGAGTTTGTAACCATAGCCGGAAACTTCAACAACTGGAACGCAGAGGAGATAGAAATGTATCCAGTAGAGGACAGCTGGTGGGAAGGAGTACTGGAACTCGAACCTGGTATCTACGAATACAAGTTTGTCGTCAACGGAGAAGAGTGGGTCACAGATCCGAACGCGTTTGCGTTCGTTGACGATGGATTCGGTGGAAAGAACGGAGTTTTCGAAGTCTACGAAGAGAACGGAGAGTTGAAGGTGAAATCTCCTGTTGAAGAGGAAGAAAGCGTCGCTGAAGAAAAAGAACCTGTCGTTCAGGAAAAAACGCTCGAAGAAGGCCTCAGTGTGGAAGATGGATACGTTGTCTTTGTCGTGAAGAAACCGGAAGCCTCCGAAGCCTACGTTGCCGGAAACTTCAACAACTGGAGCACAACTGCAAATCCAATGGAAAGAAAAGGAGACCTGTGGGTGGCAAAAATTCAACTGAGCCCGGGAACCTACCAGTACAAGTACGTGTTCACAATAGCAGGAAGCCAGGTCTGGCAGGAGGATCCTTATGCTCCTTCCTATGTGCCCGATGGTTTTGGAGGGAAAAATGGTGCCTTCAGGCTCGTGGAGAAAGATGGAGAACTGGTGATAGAACCCCTTGAGGAGAAAGCAGGCGGTGAAACACCGTTCTTTGGAAAGTACTCCATCGATCTTACCTACCAGTATGCAACAGATACCTTTTTGAAGCCCCTTGAAAGTTCCCACGAACTCGTACTCGGTGTGGAAACCGATTTTCTGAAAGCAACTCTTGGTTTTAACCCTGGCGGATCTTTGCTTGAAAGCGCAAAAGTAGATGTAACAAGCGACAGTTTCAGGGTTTTTGGTCATTACAACACACCCATTCTGGGAGAGGAAACACCTTACGAAGACTGGCTCCAGAAAACTGGTTTTGGTCTTGGTTTTTCCGTTCTCTCGTACGAGATCATGGCAGATGTTGGGTTCGACATCGATGCCACAAAGGAAAGATTTCTCCTTGGTGTCTCGGGAGAAAACTTCGGTGCGTATTTTGGTATCAACTACCTTCTTGGAATGGAAAAGGTGAATCTTTTGGGCTTCTTCTCCTTTGATCTTCTCGGTGCCACGACAACCATCTGGGCAGGAACGATTTTCGACAATCCGGTTCTCTACTTCGTGAATCTCTCAATCGATGCCGATGTCTACGATCTGAAATACCTCTATTACGAGAAAACTTCTGCTGATGACAAAGGCCTTTTGAAGGCCAGTCTGGATGTCTTCAATCTGGAACTCTACGGAGACTACAACATGAACAACAACACCTACACCTTGAGTGCTGGGTACGTGTTCGATGATACGTACGTTCTTGGGCTTTCCTACAGATACGGCGATTACAACAACTTCGAAATCGACCCTGACAGAATTTCCGTCTTTGGAGAACTCAGAAACGACACGGCAAAGGCAAGGCTCAGCGTTACATACGATGCTTACAAGAACATCTTCGTGGAATTTTACGGTGAGGTCAACTTCTGA